A genomic segment from Treponema sp. Marseille-Q3903 encodes:
- a CDS encoding type II secretion system protein GspD yields MFFSGCGKFKKLVFFVLILVFDFFCVVANDGYYSWDFSDCDIKDILFAVSIDTGISIVPDDTVSGKGSLKFAGKEFDAAFEAFLKSERLFVSRERDVWTVSRYSLRKERNLLYLDVCDLTPVQVVEKLSKSIKGVLTFDSLPAQRISVHFSGITEENLVESLAKQIGGYTVVRGELGYHLAKKNENRRVEFGGSVLVEKIDDGFSVDLRECSFTEVVERLFEIEKFNGTDVSFCLLGCSDAKIQRSVFIGENFSDTLKKLCLQAGCNYVFEGDLFYFFADSNSKSEIISGTRNWRKFQLRYTKPQDIFSFIFKRVGKLETIALPDETAFLCCASEKESLEIQNLLSEVDVKQSVYLVNLKYIKPCELVEHLPPCVEKNALFFADDNNSLYFRGTEEAYKNMCSQIELCDRPVKRLTYDLLILQYDETGCNTWSSSFDCKRVSAGDKNNISVVLGSVTSFNLNIVTSFGLVFAAELQSSIEENKTKVFADTTLHGVSGKQISFQNTNTYRYRDNNVDPQTGKPVYSGVTREISSGIKLDVLGWVSGDNQITSRVTASVSRQGTDMSAQTGNPPPTSEKILTTEVCGKSGEPVVLSGLFQTADSLQQKRTPFLSKIPIIGQLFKSKKQTNEQSQMVIYLVPHLDNQKAEKNEQNFTEEWAKERIENLIEIIDEK; encoded by the coding sequence ATGTTTTTTTCCGGTTGCGGAAAGTTTAAAAAGCTTGTGTTCTTTGTTCTGATTTTGGTGTTTGATTTTTTTTGTGTGGTTGCGAACGACGGATACTATAGTTGGGATTTTTCTGATTGCGATATTAAGGATATTCTTTTTGCCGTTTCAATTGACACCGGGATTTCCATAGTTCCTGATGATACTGTAAGCGGTAAAGGTAGCTTAAAGTTTGCAGGGAAAGAATTTGATGCTGCTTTTGAAGCGTTTTTGAAATCGGAGAGATTGTTTGTGAGCCGAGAACGTGATGTCTGGACTGTGAGCCGTTACTCACTTAGGAAAGAAAGGAATCTGTTATATTTAGATGTATGCGATTTGACTCCTGTTCAGGTTGTTGAGAAATTATCAAAATCGATTAAAGGTGTGTTGACGTTTGATTCGTTGCCTGCTCAGAGGATTTCTGTTCATTTTTCAGGAATTACTGAGGAGAATTTGGTTGAAAGTTTGGCTAAACAGATAGGTGGATACACTGTTGTGCGCGGAGAACTTGGATATCATCTTGCGAAGAAAAATGAAAATAGACGTGTCGAATTTGGCGGTTCTGTTCTAGTTGAAAAAATAGATGACGGTTTTTCTGTTGACTTGAGAGAATGTAGTTTTACTGAAGTTGTCGAAAGGTTGTTTGAAATTGAAAAATTCAATGGAACTGATGTCAGTTTTTGTTTACTAGGTTGTAGTGATGCGAAAATTCAGAGATCTGTTTTTATTGGAGAAAATTTTTCGGATACTTTAAAAAAATTATGTTTACAAGCGGGCTGCAATTATGTATTTGAAGGTGATTTATTTTATTTTTTTGCAGATAGCAACTCAAAATCGGAAATCATCTCGGGTACAAGAAACTGGAGAAAATTTCAATTACGGTATACAAAGCCTCAGGATATTTTTTCCTTCATTTTTAAGAGGGTTGGAAAACTTGAAACAATTGCGCTTCCTGATGAAACTGCATTTTTGTGTTGCGCAAGCGAAAAAGAAAGTCTGGAAATTCAAAACTTATTATCTGAAGTGGACGTAAAGCAGTCTGTTTATCTTGTAAATCTGAAATACATAAAACCGTGCGAGCTTGTTGAACATCTTCCGCCTTGCGTCGAAAAAAATGCGCTTTTTTTTGCTGATGACAACAATTCGCTGTATTTTAGGGGAACCGAAGAAGCGTATAAAAATATGTGTTCTCAGATAGAGCTTTGTGACCGTCCTGTAAAACGTCTGACGTATGATTTGCTTATCTTGCAATATGATGAAACGGGCTGCAACACATGGAGCTCATCGTTTGATTGTAAAAGGGTTTCTGCCGGAGATAAAAATAATATTTCCGTAGTTTTAGGTTCTGTGACAAGTTTTAACTTAAATATTGTGACTTCATTTGGGCTTGTGTTTGCAGCAGAACTTCAAAGTTCGATTGAGGAAAACAAAACTAAAGTCTTTGCTGACACAACTCTTCACGGAGTTTCAGGAAAGCAGATCAGTTTTCAAAATACAAATACTTACAGATACAGGGATAATAATGTCGATCCTCAAACCGGAAAACCTGTTTATTCGGGTGTAACAAGGGAAATATCGTCCGGTATAAAACTTGACGTGCTCGGTTGGGTAAGCGGTGACAATCAGATTACTAGCAGGGTGACTGCATCAGTTTCAAGACAGGGTACCGATATGTCTGCACAGACAGGAAACCCGCCGCCTACTTCTGAAAAAATTCTTACGACGGAAGTTTGCGGAAAGAGCGGGGAACCTGTTGTCTTAAGCGGTTTATTTCAGACTGCTGACAGTTTGCAGCAAAAGAGGACGCCTTTTCTTTCAAAAATTCCAATAATTGGGCAGCTGTTTAAATCGAAAAAGCAGACAAATGAACAGAGCCAAATGGTTATCTATCTTGTTCCGCACCTTGACAATCAGAAAGCTGAAAAAAATGAGCAGAATTTTACAGAAGAATGGGCTAAAGAGCGAATTGAAAACTTGATTGAAATAATTGATGAAAAGTAA
- a CDS encoding GspE/PulE family protein — protein MSDFIFKLTPAYCLYNGVAVKEQHGCKIFFIIENFENEILKNSLRRAFDRYLEDILLIDGCPSEYQGFSQIDFVEGKREEIRNYVSGLFKSNGENLPSLQENDNNSDEAAAVILLESILSEARKENATDIHIEKNCVKFRINGMLKTHVSLLPEKTVELVQRIKLLAGMNVLEKRKSQDGHFVHGNSNPLFLRVSTIPVIGKEYSGDESLVIRLLDTARVPLAIDSLGFNQTQMEKIKMLEGYKCGLVVVCGPTGSGKSTTVASILLEIQKKMCGQLKIISLEDPPEYVIPGVSQIHAGSQENGDKCSFSESLDHIFRQDPDVIMIGEIRDETSANAALRAALTGHLVFATLHTGSAAESILRLENLGLDRDILASVLQGVICQELNYFDEKVRLYADIAIPNSRFIKSISVTKDEDSIDQLMEHFTNYSEIFDRTLAVLTGRNQFSQENAVELEAGEPIVLEQNAIVEKKSVSASKTNVEIEKQLWKSKRGAQRERKIHKRIV, from the coding sequence ATGAGTGATTTTATTTTTAAGCTGACACCGGCGTACTGTCTCTACAATGGAGTTGCGGTCAAAGAGCAGCATGGATGTAAAATTTTTTTTATAATCGAAAATTTTGAAAACGAAATCCTGAAAAACAGTTTAAGGCGTGCATTCGACAGATATCTTGAAGATATTCTTTTGATAGACGGTTGTCCCTCTGAATATCAAGGTTTTTCTCAGATTGATTTTGTAGAAGGGAAACGCGAAGAGATAAGAAATTATGTTTCGGGGCTTTTCAAATCGAATGGCGAAAATCTGCCGTCTTTACAAGAAAATGATAACAACAGTGACGAGGCTGCGGCTGTCATTCTTTTGGAGAGCATTTTGTCTGAAGCGAGAAAGGAAAATGCGACAGATATCCATATCGAAAAAAATTGTGTCAAATTTCGGATAAATGGAATGTTGAAAACCCATGTCAGCTTGCTTCCTGAAAAAACTGTTGAACTTGTTCAGCGAATAAAACTTCTTGCCGGAATGAATGTCCTTGAAAAACGAAAAAGTCAGGACGGACATTTTGTTCACGGGAATTCCAATCCTCTTTTTTTGCGTGTTTCGACAATTCCTGTCATTGGGAAAGAATATTCGGGAGATGAATCGCTTGTGATTCGTCTACTAGATACCGCAAGAGTTCCTCTCGCAATAGACTCTCTTGGTTTTAATCAGACGCAGATGGAAAAAATAAAAATGCTTGAAGGATACAAATGCGGACTTGTTGTCGTCTGCGGACCCACAGGATCCGGAAAATCTACGACAGTTGCATCAATTCTGCTTGAAATTCAAAAGAAAATGTGCGGGCAATTAAAGATTATCAGCCTTGAAGATCCTCCTGAATATGTGATTCCCGGCGTTTCACAGATTCACGCCGGCAGTCAGGAAAACGGAGATAAATGTTCTTTTTCGGAATCGCTTGACCATATTTTCAGGCAAGACCCTGACGTAATCATGATTGGCGAGATAAGAGATGAGACGAGCGCAAACGCAGCGTTGAGGGCGGCACTGACAGGGCATCTTGTTTTTGCGACGCTTCACACGGGCAGCGCTGCCGAATCGATTTTGCGTCTGGAAAATCTAGGATTAGACAGGGACATTTTGGCGTCTGTATTGCAGGGGGTAATCTGTCAAGAGCTGAACTATTTTGATGAAAAAGTCAGGCTCTACGCAGATATTGCAATACCAAATTCGCGGTTTATAAAATCTATCTCAGTTACAAAAGATGAAGATTCAATTGATCAGCTGATGGAGCATTTTACAAATTATTCTGAAATCTTTGACAGAACTCTCGCTGTTTTGACAGGCAGAAATCAATTTTCGCAAGAAAATGCAGTTGAGTTGGAAGCGGGCGAGCCGATCGTTCTCGAGCAAAATGCCATTGTTGAGAAAAAATCAGTGTCTGCTTCAAAAACTAATGTTGAAATTGAAAAACAGCTGTGGAAAAGCAAAAGAGGAGCGCAGCGTGAAAGGAAAATTCACAAGAGAATTGTATGA
- a CDS encoding type II secretion system F family protein, translating to MKGKFTRELYELYAKQNIGLAECLRIISHKPGRKKDFVKKTAEYLHKSLEDGNFLSNAMKTCPYFDFDDIYISFIRIAEKTGKFKETIRYLMKKIERQDESRNKVFGAIIYPIFVVVISVVACVFVCAYLKKGSIADVFCYVAILSGACILMLLMIVKFIGENKTYEAFLAADFLVKAGCGISAAVECAAGIVGNNTKTGRIFKTAKEKLEYGFDLKRAFCTDGNFSDAFYYADISGNQTDVFEKIAIYLNQKDEKKRKVCLVLIEPVFILVTGVFLFSLILKFMVPYLTDFNWV from the coding sequence GTGAAAGGAAAATTCACAAGAGAATTGTATGAACTTTATGCAAAGCAAAACATTGGACTTGCAGAATGCTTGCGTATCATCAGTCATAAGCCGGGCAGAAAAAAAGATTTTGTAAAAAAAACTGCTGAATATCTTCATAAATCGCTGGAAGATGGGAATTTTTTATCGAACGCTATGAAAACGTGCCCTTATTTTGATTTCGACGATATCTATATTTCTTTCATCAGAATTGCGGAGAAGACAGGAAAGTTTAAAGAAACAATCAGATACCTTATGAAGAAAATAGAACGTCAAGATGAAAGTCGAAATAAAGTTTTCGGCGCTATCATTTATCCGATTTTTGTCGTCGTTATCTCGGTTGTCGCATGTGTCTTTGTCTGTGCATATCTGAAAAAAGGAAGCATCGCTGATGTGTTTTGTTACGTTGCGATTTTATCAGGAGCCTGTATTTTAATGCTTTTGATGATTGTCAAGTTTATTGGAGAAAACAAAACTTATGAGGCATTTCTCGCTGCCGATTTTCTGGTCAAAGCCGGATGCGGTATTTCTGCGGCAGTCGAATGTGCTGCCGGAATTGTTGGAAACAATACAAAAACCGGAAGGATTTTTAAGACTGCTAAAGAAAAACTTGAATATGGCTTTGATTTAAAAAGAGCTTTTTGTACCGATGGCAATTTTTCCGACGCTTTTTATTATGCAGATATTTCAGGAAATCAAACAGATGTTTTTGAAAAGATTGCAATTTATCTGAATCAAAAAGATGAGAAAAAGAGAAAAGTTTGCCTTGTTTTGATTGAACCTGTTTTTATCTTGGTCACAGGTGTTTTTCTGTTTTCACTGATTTTAAAATTTATGGTTCCGTATTTGACGGATTTTAATTGGGTTTAA
- the gspG gene encoding type II secretion system major pseudopilin GspG, translated as MNFRALLFLRRSSGKFKRKRMCGFHQSEGFTFIETIVVIAIGTILSAGCVYSGEKLIAIARKAAAKSQIGQFSSALQTYFLDCGRFPTTEQGLKALWEKPVFYPVPENWNGPYVDRQPGSDPWGTDFKYISAESSSLPSEVPSNLPFVLISYGADKKEGGQGDDSDIVSWK; from the coding sequence TTGAATTTTAGAGCGTTGCTTTTTTTGAGGAGGAGTAGTGGAAAGTTTAAAAGAAAACGAATGTGCGGATTTCATCAATCTGAAGGATTTACGTTTATCGAAACAATCGTCGTCATCGCAATCGGGACAATTCTTTCTGCAGGATGCGTATATTCAGGAGAAAAACTCATCGCAATTGCGCGAAAAGCGGCAGCAAAAAGCCAGATTGGGCAGTTCAGCTCCGCATTGCAGACGTATTTCCTCGATTGTGGCAGATTCCCGACAACGGAACAAGGACTTAAAGCTCTGTGGGAAAAACCGGTTTTCTATCCTGTACCGGAAAATTGGAACGGACCATACGTTGACCGTCAACCCGGTTCTGATCCGTGGGGAACCGATTTTAAGTATATCAGCGCTGAAAGTTCCTCTCTGCCGTCAGAGGTTCCTTCGAATCTGCCCTTTGTACTTATCTCATACGGAGCGGATAAAAAAGAAGGCGGTCAAGGAGATGACAGTGACATTGTTTCCTGGAAGTAA